acatgcaaacttcaaaactcaattaatcgtcgggatttaaatgaaatctatgtcatgccaaagtgataggtcctctcattgatatacactccaacactaacgtgtttaaggcttatgtgtttaaatctctcaaattcaatcaatgaatatgttctaccataagcttgctcttcaatctcatctctattactaacatattacaaacaatgcatgaatcaaaaggtcttatttcctggttgtaatggggctagggttaaggtgaggtaaaagagagtaaaagaaaaggttcaaaccaaagaaagtagagcattctgaaaaatgatatttcaaacaagatattccatcaaagcacataaattttccatctttaatcaccaatgcttaacttcttttgatttcaagctttttcaacataaaatcttaagaacataaaggaacacttttttctttttcttttctttttctttttctttttctttttctttttcttttttctttgttaccTTTGGCacctttgcccatcttttcatcaagcatcacttcttctttcttttcacataatttccaaccataattccatgagatatcataagtgtatgctctactaatccttggccaggggaaaaggaaaacgtataaaagttaaggcttatacatggataaagcaaagaaaagataaacaagctcaaaaggggctcactaaggataatatgctttaggttggctttttggctcaagtggttaaaattcctaatgcctttatcatcttcatgtatatatgtaatgtgaatgtaatctcaacaagatatgaagcaagttctagagatacatatcattgaaagaaggcacaatcaaagaatataatgttgaaggctccaaagcttgcattggtataacactataaagtcaacatggcctattctcaaagtcaatccctaaactcaattaattctcatatataatactcacattctcataaaccaataggagttcaaaagatccaacatagaaatttattttttttagaacaacaaagaaaatcaaaataagaaaaccaacattctctcaatacccccacacttaaaacacgacattgtcctcaatgttgaaataaaagaaaaggaatataggagaatgacaaaaataaagtaaaatgcgaaaaataaaagataagggaaaaagaaagcaaattttttttttgttgggttgcctcccagtaagcgcttttattttatgtcattggctcgacatgttgcatgctcattcttcatagattggttcagctaactctgcagaagcggtgagttctgtcgtccaaccttcatagaaaggtttcaagcgatgcccattgaccttgagtactttgttggtttctaaacttgtaatttcaactgcaccataaggaaaaacattagaaacaacaaagggtccaatccaacgagagcgcaaactttccaggaaaaagtttcaaacgcgaatgataaagaaggactttgtctccaacattaaactcttttcttgtaatcattcggtcatggagactcttagtcttttctttgtaaatccttgcattctcataagcatcattttgtatttcttccaatgtaattccaatctttttaggCACCAAAAGGATAAGCGCCACCCATTCACTATCCATGATGGGGTGAATGACTCCTCTATCATGGGGAacagcttgcaaagccaatgctgattcatgcaggttttggggaacacatatatgcctctccatctcttctatctcggtaaaatcatagccatagctcaaagctacgcttaatccatcctcactatcaaaatcacaaacttgctgcacacacttatcaacttggccataacatgtgatagaataaacattgctataaggatatgccattgcatcatgaaaattaaattaaattttttcatctcctacctccatagacaaagtatccttaccacaatcaatttttgtattggcagttttcaagaatggtctcccaaacaatataggagtgttgtttgatgaatcacaagaatcatgttccatatcaagaatataaaagttgcatggaatgaccaaactatcaatcttgactaggacatcttctatcacaccaagtgggtaaacaaaactacgatccgcaagttgtattacaatgctagttttattcaaaggctcaagactaagagaattataaacatgtttaggcataacactaatggatgcacctaaatcgcacaaggcccttttgaaactagcattaacaataacacatgggatagtaaacgcacctgggtctttttgcttcaaaggcatattcttttgaacaatagcagatacaacttcacccatagttaccatttcatgaccttttagtttgaaagctctcttggtagtacacaactccttcaagaatttggcatccttgggaatttgcttgatagcatcaagtaaaggaatgttgagttctactttcttgaaaacctctaaaatctctttttctttgtcctctttctttgacctagaagaactcacaggaaagggtggaattgttttaaaactggaattgattgagtgaggagttacctttggagtgttggtcgatgtTTTAGTTtgtagaggaggaggatgttacttctttgtactcaattcggtttctatctcttcttcttcctccatctcaatttgttttgaccttttctcttcaagttctttcccacttcgcaacatgatcacactaacattctctattggattcaatgcttggaagggcaattttccattcatttgtgcttccaatttccccacacttgaagctacttgccccatttgcttctccaagttgtgaatacttgaccttgtttcctgttgaaaagatatgacattttgttgcaatgtcacagtgttagaagccaaagttttcatcatctcacgaagatcatcactggatgacgaccccataacattggagtttgtgaatggagggggctgcctcgcttgataattctgttgagattgaaatccatggggatggaactgtcagccttgattgccttgttgaggttgGTTTCCATAgcataagtttggatgatctctccatccgggattgtacgtgttggaaaagggatcatatttacgctgggactgtccgttgaatcctccatcaactgcatgaacctgttcaatgtaatcttcttgcattgttgggcacatatttGAGGTATATCCTTGTAaagaacatatgctacaaactttcacctgctatacatttccacaagccaaagaacgcacaagagaagtaagatcattaactttattttcaaggttagaaatacttacctcatttactcgtttttttgcgaagtctccacgcgtgccaaattgtttcgagttggctgccatgtttgagatcaattggcgtgcagcttcgggtgtcttatctaccaatgcccctccacttgcagcatcaatgatactacagtcactaggcatcaatccttcatagaaatattgaatgagcagctaattgggtatttgatgatgagggtaTTGAAttcacagttgctcaaatctttcccaatactcggaaagtgtctctccatgagattgtcgaatcccacatatttctttccttatgttggcaactcgagatgccgGGAAATACTtgtcaaggaaaatcttcttcatggcattccaagtccCAAAGGAACCtgagagaatagagaaaaaccatgcctttgctgccccttttaaagagaaagggaaagctttcaacttaacctgttcttcgtcaactgCATTTGATTTCATAccaacgcaaaccatatggaactccttgagatgagtatgaggatcttcacctgcaagaccattgaatgttggtagcaaatttATAAAACCATATTTTAGCTCGAAGTTTACATTATTATCGATGTtgatgcacaatggttgattttccacgttaggagcagcaagctccttgagtgtttgttgtcgttcaacagccatggtgttgacgcgagcttccttttgtaacctgcgtaaagtgttttctatttcgagatccacctgcacttgaatctgattagtagaacgggttacaggcataaattgtcaagaaaactcaaaagaaaccaaccacacaagagatcgaaaacaatgcaaattgtacgaaaatcctacgctagaaaactaaaactgcctaaaaaccctagaaaacagaggaatttggcctcgatagggtggggctagtggttCACCGTCCTGTTTAGAAcatcgtttcccttcaggaaacaaaagactgatacctaattccaccaaaaaatttgttttgaacaATACCGTTGCCGTAAATGAACAGTACCGCAGCAAGCAAAAATTaagtttctctatttttttttagaaaaataaataacaatcacagcaaataaaaataatagcacaagaatcaactaaaattacttccctggcaacggcgccaaaatttgttgcgatgtcgcgatcgcacaaattaattaccctagcttcaaacacaacacataagatagtatagagcaagcaaggggtcgatcccacgaggaaggttcaagttagatttttatgctagatgatatgcaatttgggggggttttgGACGTTAACTAggataaagcaaaagaaaacataaaactatcaagcaaaattaaataaaattagaaaattatcaagagaacaaaccttggtcgcaagcacacatccacctacagaaatcagaactgatcatggaaacgaaacatcaatttatattctgaatatttatctcttcttaacattggttagttaacggatccgccgtataactaaccctaaccatcaaacaaccacagtgtccgcactagtaatttaattcaatggcagccttaagaactagataagttgattaatcaagaaatcataactgtccgcagtctatgtttgatttgattgaatgttctccctaagattaataacgtagatccgccacaatcattaaactcagttgcttcacaagttcatataccacaactccggttttgatatcaaacttagcaatagattgtctacaataataacttagagtccgctctagcaattaaaataaacaatcataggaaaaataagcatatgagaacaaacatattcatcatataaactgaaaagaaaaggtaaaataaatctcacagttcttgaaatctgaaggtttctgtgtccttgcaaccaagaaaaagtgtttagccttgcatgtttgttgaacaactgaTAAAAAAGAAGGATGATGCTCACGATTTCGATAGCCATACCAGTGATTTGGAAGAGATCTCCCGAAAAGTCTTTAGTGCTCATTTCGGCGAACTCTCCATCATCTTTCTTTGGCTGAGTGGCATGTATTTCCACGGTGCTCGTTTTTCCAATTATAAAGCATGGCTAAGCGATCCTACTCACATTGGGCCTAGCGCCCAAGTAGTTTGGCCAATAGTGGGCCAAGAAATATTGAATGGTGAtgtgggtgggggtttccgagGAATACAAATAACCTCCAGGTTTTTTCAGATTTGGAGAGCATCTGGAATAACTAGTGAATTACAATTGTATTGTACGACAATTGGTGCATTAGTCTTTGCAGCCTTAATGCTTTTTGCTGGTTGGTTCCCTTATCACAAAGCTGCTCTAAAATTGGCTTGGTTCCAAAATGTAGAATCTATGTTAAATCACCATTTAGCAGGGCTACTAGGGCTTGGGTCTCTTTCTTGGGCGGGGCATCAAGTCCATGTATCTTTACCAATTAACCAATTTCTAAACGCTGGAGTAGATCCTAAAGAGATCCCACTTCCTCATGAATTTATCTTGAACCGGGATCTTTTGGCTCAACTTTATCCCAGTTTTGCTGAGGGAGCAACCCCATTTTTCACTTTGAATTGGTCAAAATATTCGGAATTTCTTACTTTTTGTGGAGGATTAGACCCAGTAACTGGGAGTCTATGGCTGACCGATATTGCACACCACCATTTAGTTATTGCAATTCTTTTCCTGGTAGCGGGTCACATGTATAGCTCATAATATCAgccaatttcattcttttaattaattgaggAAGAATTTGCAAATTGATAAAACCCGGCGGGCGAATTTTCCATCTCCAAGGAAAACTACTTTGATCCCCTATTAGAAAAATTCCCAACTCTCCCTTTGGTGCTTCAACTCGAACATAAAGTTCTTGTTTCGGCAATTCAAAGGCGGGAGaagtttttttactaataaatcGATATTCAAAATCATTCCATTCTCGATTCCTTTCTCTATCAAAACTTCAAGTTTCTAAATTTTCATAAGGCCCCCCTGGAATCCCTTCCAAAGCCTGTTGAATAATTTTTACGGATTCCGTCATTTCACCAATTCGGACTAAATAACGAGCTAACGAATCCCCTTCTTTTTGCCACTGGACTCCCCAATCAAATTCGTCATAACACTCATAATGATCAACTTTACGAA
The DNA window shown above is from Populus trichocarpa isolate Nisqually-1 chromosome 4, P.trichocarpa_v4.1, whole genome shotgun sequence and carries:
- the LOC127905254 gene encoding photosystem I P700 chlorophyll a apoprotein A1-like, which produces MFVEQLIKKKDDAHDFDSHTSDLEEISRKVFSAHFGELSIIFLWLSGMYFHGARFSNYKAWLSDPTHIGPSAQVVWPIVGQEILNGDVGGGFRGIQITSRFFQIWRASGITSELQLYCTTIGALVFAALMLFAGWFPYHKAALKLAWFQNVESMLNHHLAGLLGLGSLSWAGHQVHVSLPINQFLNAGVDPKEIPLPHEFILNRDLLAQLYPSFAEGATPFFTLNWSKYSEFLTFCGGLDPVTGSLWLTDIAHHHLVIAILFLVAGHMYSS